A stretch of Chloracidobacterium validum DNA encodes these proteins:
- a CDS encoding LysM peptidoglycan-binding domain-containing protein produces MSATEKYRALIDMAHQHGVADFSASEDDGVLTLSGSTTAGIKQKLLDAWQIIDPSLSAGDLVFAITDDGGSGEQTYTVEAGDTLSKIAARYGTTWQKLHEYNRDTIKNPDLIYPGQVIKIPSA; encoded by the coding sequence ATGTCTGCAACGGAGAAATACCGCGCCCTAATTGATATGGCGCACCAGCACGGCGTGGCGGACTTTTCCGCATCTGAAGACGATGGCGTCCTGACGCTTTCCGGTTCAACGACAGCGGGTATCAAGCAAAAGTTGCTCGACGCTTGGCAGATCATCGATCCGTCGTTGAGTGCCGGGGATTTGGTGTTTGCCATTACGGATGACGGCGGCAGTGGTGAGCAGACTTACACGGTCGAGGCAGGTGATACCTTGAGCAAGATTGCCGCGCGCTATGGCACGACTTGGCAAAAACTTCACGAATACAACCGCGACACCATCAAAAACCCAGACCTGATCTACCCCGGACAGGTCATCAAAATTCCTTCGGCGTAG
- the hpnE gene encoding hydroxysqualene dehydroxylase HpnE — MSPHPFHCIVIGGGFAGLSAGTALAEQGARVTVLERRPRLGGRAYSLRDETTGDVVDNGQHLMMGCYHETLRFLERIGSRHLIRAFDTPRVDFLAPEGTASFRCPALPAPLHMLVGLLRLEGLSLSDKLGVWRIGWALQRWKRDYRTRLAKLTVAEWLAQCGQSARMRERFWDPLVIATLNEPPERAAAVLLMRVLYQGFGGQLADSNLVVSTVGLSELYTEPARRFIEAHGGTVRLQTAVKAVRVDGGRFQDVVLADGETLAADACISSAPYHDVAKYAADLAPTATRLASSPIVSVNLWFDRPLFDAPFVGLLGTTMQWAFDKRAFTTPNSGLHHLALIVSAAHEACQLSSKALINLALQDLRRVTSKVNSAQLKHARVIKEQHATFSATPTAEPLRPAHETAVKGFYLAGDWTDTALPATIESAVVSGHACAAHVLAQRQAREAAAH, encoded by the coding sequence ATGTCACCGCATCCCTTTCACTGCATTGTCATCGGCGGTGGGTTTGCCGGGTTGAGCGCGGGAACGGCCCTGGCGGAACAGGGTGCGCGGGTCACCGTTCTGGAACGACGGCCGCGCCTTGGCGGCCGCGCCTACTCCCTGCGCGACGAAACCACCGGCGATGTCGTGGATAACGGCCAGCACCTGATGATGGGCTGCTACCATGAAACCCTGCGGTTCCTGGAGCGGATTGGTAGCCGCCACCTCATCCGGGCATTTGACACGCCACGGGTGGACTTTCTCGCGCCGGAAGGGACGGCTTCATTTCGGTGTCCGGCGCTTCCGGCTCCGTTGCACATGCTGGTCGGGCTACTCCGGCTGGAAGGGCTGTCGCTCAGTGACAAGCTTGGCGTGTGGCGGATCGGCTGGGCGCTTCAGCGCTGGAAGCGTGATTACCGCACGCGCCTGGCCAAGCTAACCGTAGCCGAGTGGCTCGCGCAGTGCGGACAATCGGCACGCATGCGAGAACGTTTCTGGGATCCGCTCGTCATCGCCACGCTCAACGAACCGCCGGAACGGGCCGCTGCCGTCTTGTTGATGCGCGTTTTATACCAAGGCTTTGGCGGACAGCTTGCCGACTCGAACTTGGTTGTTTCGACGGTTGGACTGAGCGAGCTTTACACCGAACCGGCTCGGCGCTTCATTGAAGCCCACGGTGGCACGGTCCGCTTACAGACGGCCGTCAAGGCCGTGCGCGTTGACGGCGGCCGATTTCAAGACGTGGTATTGGCCGATGGCGAGACCTTGGCGGCAGACGCCTGCATCAGCAGCGCGCCGTACCACGACGTCGCCAAGTATGCCGCCGACCTTGCGCCCACGGCGACGAGGCTGGCAAGTTCGCCAATTGTTTCGGTCAACCTCTGGTTTGACCGGCCGCTCTTTGACGCTCCCTTTGTCGGCTTACTCGGCACCACCATGCAGTGGGCCTTTGACAAACGGGCGTTTACGACACCGAATTCGGGTCTGCATCATCTCGCGCTCATCGTCAGCGCCGCCCACGAAGCCTGCCAACTTTCATCTAAAGCACTGATTAACTTAGCTTTACAAGACCTGCGCCGAGTTACGTCAAAGGTCAATAGCGCGCAACTCAAGCACGCCCGCGTCATCAAAGAACAGCATGCCACCTTTTCTGCGACACCCACCGCCGAGCCATTGCGCCCGGCACACGAGACAGCCGTCAAAGGCTTTTATCTTGCCGGTGATTGGACCGACACCGCCCTGCCCGCCACCATCGAGAGCGCCGTTGTGAGCGGACACGCCTGCGCTGCCCATGTGCTTGCCCAACGGCAGGCACGGGAGGCAGCCGCGCACTGA